The following proteins come from a genomic window of Sphaerisporangium rubeum:
- a CDS encoding cell division protein CrgA, whose protein sequence is MPKSHTRKKAVYTPPQKSQQVKVSPRWLAPVMVATWIIGILWIALYYVAPNIPFIKTLANWNLAVGFGFIIFGVVLSTRWR, encoded by the coding sequence GTGCCCAAGTCCCACACCCGCAAGAAGGCGGTCTACACCCCGCCGCAGAAGTCGCAGCAGGTCAAGGTGAGTCCGCGTTGGCTGGCGCCGGTCATGGTCGCCACGTGGATCATCGGCATCCTGTGGATCGCGCTGTACTACGTGGCGCCGAACATCCCGTTCATCAAGACGCTCGCGAACTGGAACCTTGCGGTCGGTTTCGGCTTCATCATCTTCGGCG